The proteins below come from a single Oncorhynchus gorbuscha isolate QuinsamMale2020 ecotype Even-year linkage group LG12, OgorEven_v1.0, whole genome shotgun sequence genomic window:
- the LOC123990991 gene encoding galectin-3-like isoform X3 yields the protein MPCFPGQPSTPCWPGPQPSQPAPTPAQPQPMPCFPGQPNTPCWPGQQPSQPAPDPTQNWNWPGPQPSQPSPAPSLNWPGPQPQPSPAHPCQPCWPGPHPQPPQFQPQPTPQHFQPQGPALIQAQAQGPSQPSVPGWPVPGLSPSVNPGSGWPLGPVQDTDGFTPAPQWNPTPAGLSVPYNLNLQRGIYDKMMITIMGRVKPNAKQFTVNFLRGKDIAFHLNSRFSEGGKQAVVRNTKVGERWGKEERHTQGGFPFMAGQSFEMKILVTSGEFKVAVNRAQRFEFKHRVRELSQIDRVNILYDVILTSINVDTMP from the exons ATGCCCTGCTTTCCTGGACAGCCCAGCACCCCCTGCTGGCCTGGTCCACAGCCATCCCAACCAGCCCCAACTCCGGCTCAACCTCAGCCAATGCCCTGTTTTCCTGGGCAGCCCAACACCCCCTGCTGGCCTGGGCAACAGCCATCCCAACCAGCCCCAGATCCAACCCAAAACTGGAACTGGCCTGGTCCGCAACCATCCCAACCATCCCCAGCTCCATCTCTAAACTGGCCTGGTCCCCAACCACaaccatccccagcccatccctgcCAGCCATGCTGGCCTGGaccccatccccagcctccccAATTCCAGCCTCAGCCTACACCCCAGCATTTTCAACCTCAAGGCCCAGCTCTGATTCAAGCCCAGGCCCAGGGCCCCAGTCAGCCTAGTGTCCCAGGGTGGCCAGTCCCAGGCCTTAGCCCAAGCGTTAACCCAGGGTCTGGATGGCCATTAGGCCCTGTTCAGGACACAGATGGCTTCACACCTGCTCCACAGTGGAATCCGACACCAGCTGGACTG AGCGTGCCCTACAACCTGAACCTACAAAGAGGCATCTACGACAAGATGATGATCACCATCATGGGCCGGGTCAAACCAAATGCTAAGCA GTTCACAGTCAACTTCCTGCGAGGTAAAGACATCGCCTTCCACCTCAACTCTCGGTTCAGTGAGGGGGGCAAGCAGGCAGTGGTGAGGAACACCAAGGTGGGAGAGCgctgggggaaggaggagaggcacACACAGGGAGGCTTCCCCTTCATGGCAGGACAGTCCTTCGAG aTGAAGATTCTGGTTACATCTGGGGAGTTCAAGGTGGCTGTGAACAGAGCTCAGCGGTTTGAGTTCAAACACCGTGTCAGAGAACTCAGCCAGATCGATCGCGTCAACATCCTCTATGATGTCATCCTCACCTCCATCAACGTAGACACAATGCCATGA
- the LOC123990991 gene encoding galectin-3-like isoform X2 yields MEGSNGIWPSQKQPGGLVWSTQLGQQPIQPQAMPCFPGQPSTPCWPGPQPSQPAPTPAQPQPMPCFPGQPNTPCWPGQQPSQPAPDPTQNWNWPGPQPSQPSPAPSLNWPGPQPQPSPAHPCQPCWPGPHPQPPQFQPQPTPQHFQPQGPALIQAQAQGPSQPSVPGWPVPGLSPSVNPGSGWPLGPVQDTDGFTPAPQWNPTPAGLSVPYNLNLQRGIYDKMMITIMGRVKPNAKQFTVNFLRGKDIAFHLNSRFSEGGKQAVVRNTKVGERWGKEERHTQGGFPFMAGQSFEMKILVTSGEFKVAVNRAQRFEFKHRVRELSQIDRVNILYDVILTSINVDTMP; encoded by the exons ATGGAA GGAAGCAACGGTATCTGGCCCAGTCAGAAGCAACCAGGGGGTCTTGTCTGGTCGACACAGCTTGGCCAACAGCCCATCCAACCCCAGGCCATGCCCTGCTTTCCTGGACAGCCCAGCACCCCCTGCTGGCCTGGTCCACAGCCATCCCAACCAGCCCCAACTCCGGCTCAACCTCAGCCAATGCCCTGTTTTCCTGGGCAGCCCAACACCCCCTGCTGGCCTGGGCAACAGCCATCCCAACCAGCCCCAGATCCAACCCAAAACTGGAACTGGCCTGGTCCGCAACCATCCCAACCATCCCCAGCTCCATCTCTAAACTGGCCTGGTCCCCAACCACaaccatccccagcccatccctgcCAGCCATGCTGGCCTGGaccccatccccagcctccccAATTCCAGCCTCAGCCTACACCCCAGCATTTTCAACCTCAAGGCCCAGCTCTGATTCAAGCCCAGGCCCAGGGCCCCAGTCAGCCTAGTGTCCCAGGGTGGCCAGTCCCAGGCCTTAGCCCAAGCGTTAACCCAGGGTCTGGATGGCCATTAGGCCCTGTTCAGGACACAGATGGCTTCACACCTGCTCCACAGTGGAATCCGACACCAGCTGGACTG AGCGTGCCCTACAACCTGAACCTACAAAGAGGCATCTACGACAAGATGATGATCACCATCATGGGCCGGGTCAAACCAAATGCTAAGCA GTTCACAGTCAACTTCCTGCGAGGTAAAGACATCGCCTTCCACCTCAACTCTCGGTTCAGTGAGGGGGGCAAGCAGGCAGTGGTGAGGAACACCAAGGTGGGAGAGCgctgggggaaggaggagaggcacACACAGGGAGGCTTCCCCTTCATGGCAGGACAGTCCTTCGAG aTGAAGATTCTGGTTACATCTGGGGAGTTCAAGGTGGCTGTGAACAGAGCTCAGCGGTTTGAGTTCAAACACCGTGTCAGAGAACTCAGCCAGATCGATCGCGTCAACATCCTCTATGATGTCATCCTCACCTCCATCAACGTAGACACAATGCCATGA
- the LOC123990991 gene encoding galectin-3-like isoform X1, whose translation MATTLLPFLMKIKNCSDAVLSLLTDTMEGSNGIWPSQKQPGGLVWSTQLGQQPIQPQAMPCFPGQPSTPCWPGPQPSQPAPTPAQPQPMPCFPGQPNTPCWPGQQPSQPAPDPTQNWNWPGPQPSQPSPAPSLNWPGPQPQPSPAHPCQPCWPGPHPQPPQFQPQPTPQHFQPQGPALIQAQAQGPSQPSVPGWPVPGLSPSVNPGSGWPLGPVQDTDGFTPAPQWNPTPAGLSVPYNLNLQRGIYDKMMITIMGRVKPNAKQFTVNFLRGKDIAFHLNSRFSEGGKQAVVRNTKVGERWGKEERHTQGGFPFMAGQSFEMKILVTSGEFKVAVNRAQRFEFKHRVRELSQIDRVNILYDVILTSINVDTMP comes from the exons ATGGCTACAACACTGCTTCCGTTTCTGATGAAGATAAAAAATTGTAGTGATGCTGTTCTCTCTTTACTTACAGATACTATGGAA GGAAGCAACGGTATCTGGCCCAGTCAGAAGCAACCAGGGGGTCTTGTCTGGTCGACACAGCTTGGCCAACAGCCCATCCAACCCCAGGCCATGCCCTGCTTTCCTGGACAGCCCAGCACCCCCTGCTGGCCTGGTCCACAGCCATCCCAACCAGCCCCAACTCCGGCTCAACCTCAGCCAATGCCCTGTTTTCCTGGGCAGCCCAACACCCCCTGCTGGCCTGGGCAACAGCCATCCCAACCAGCCCCAGATCCAACCCAAAACTGGAACTGGCCTGGTCCGCAACCATCCCAACCATCCCCAGCTCCATCTCTAAACTGGCCTGGTCCCCAACCACaaccatccccagcccatccctgcCAGCCATGCTGGCCTGGaccccatccccagcctccccAATTCCAGCCTCAGCCTACACCCCAGCATTTTCAACCTCAAGGCCCAGCTCTGATTCAAGCCCAGGCCCAGGGCCCCAGTCAGCCTAGTGTCCCAGGGTGGCCAGTCCCAGGCCTTAGCCCAAGCGTTAACCCAGGGTCTGGATGGCCATTAGGCCCTGTTCAGGACACAGATGGCTTCACACCTGCTCCACAGTGGAATCCGACACCAGCTGGACTG AGCGTGCCCTACAACCTGAACCTACAAAGAGGCATCTACGACAAGATGATGATCACCATCATGGGCCGGGTCAAACCAAATGCTAAGCA GTTCACAGTCAACTTCCTGCGAGGTAAAGACATCGCCTTCCACCTCAACTCTCGGTTCAGTGAGGGGGGCAAGCAGGCAGTGGTGAGGAACACCAAGGTGGGAGAGCgctgggggaaggaggagaggcacACACAGGGAGGCTTCCCCTTCATGGCAGGACAGTCCTTCGAG aTGAAGATTCTGGTTACATCTGGGGAGTTCAAGGTGGCTGTGAACAGAGCTCAGCGGTTTGAGTTCAAACACCGTGTCAGAGAACTCAGCCAGATCGATCGCGTCAACATCCTCTATGATGTCATCCTCACCTCCATCAACGTAGACACAATGCCATGA
- the LOC123991692 gene encoding galectin-3-like isoform X2 has translation MEGSNSIWPSQNQTGGPAWPAQPTQPPSCWPGQPNTPCWPGPQPSQPAPASAQNWPGPQPQPPQPAPSHPCQPCWPGPQPPQFQPQPPQPQPQPQPQPAPQPFQPTASAPASSQVPSQPSASRWPVTQGLIPGVNPGSGWPFSPGQSGWPGQNPGGFTPAPQWTPTPAGHLSVPYNLNLQRGIYDKMMITIMGRVKPNAKQFTVNFVRGNDIAFHLNPRFNDGGKQAVVRNTMVGESWGKEERHTQGGFPFMAGQSFEMKILVTFEEFKVAVNGAQLFEFKHRVRELNQIDRINILHDVILTYVNIDTIP, from the exons ATGGAA GGAAGCAACAGCATCTGGCCCAGCCAGAACCAAACAGGGGGTCCTGCCTGGCCGGCACAGCCCACCCAGCCCCCATCTTGCTGGCCTGGGCAACCCAACACCCCCTGCTGGCCTGGGCCACAACCATCCCAACCAGCCCCAGCTTCAGCCCAAAACTGGCCTGGTCCCCAACCACAACCGCCCCAaccagccccatcccatccctgccAGCCATGCTGGCCTGGACCCCAGCCTCCCCAATTCCAGCCCCAGCCTCCCCAACCCCAGCCGCAGCCCCAACCTCAGCCTGCACCCCAGCCTTTTCAACCTACAGCTTCAGCCCCGGCTTCTTCCCAAGTCCCCAGCCAGCCTAGTGCCTCAAGGTGGCCGGTTACCCAAGGCCTTATCCCAGGTGTTAACCCAGGGTCTGGATGGCCTTTCAGCCCTGGTCAGTCTGGTTGGCCTGGTCAGAATCCAGGTGGCTTTACACCTGCTCCACAGTGGACTCCAACGCCAGCTGGACATCTG AGCGTGCCCTACAACCTGAACCTACAAAGGGGCATCTACGACAAGATGATGATCACCATCATGGGCCGGGTCAAACCAAATGCTAAGCA GTTCACAGTGAACTTTGTGCGAGGTAATGACATTGCCTTCCACCTCAACCCTCGGTTCAACGATGGGGGCAAGCAGGCAGTGGTGAGGAACACCATGgtgggagagagctgggggaaggaggagaggcacACACAGGGAGGCTTCCCCTTCATGGCTGGACAGTCCTTTGAG ATGAAGATTCTGGTTACGTTTGAGGAGTTCAAGGTGGCTGTGAACGGAGCTCAGCTGTTTGAGTTCAAACACCGCGTCAGAGAACTCAACCAGATCGATCGCATCAACATCCTCCATGATGTCATCCTCACCTACGTCAACATAGACACAATACCATGA
- the LOC123991692 gene encoding galectin-3-like isoform X1, which yields MELSDALCGCSSSGSTPQGSNSIWPSQNQTGGPAWPAQPTQPPSCWPGQPNTPCWPGPQPSQPAPASAQNWPGPQPQPPQPAPSHPCQPCWPGPQPPQFQPQPPQPQPQPQPQPAPQPFQPTASAPASSQVPSQPSASRWPVTQGLIPGVNPGSGWPFSPGQSGWPGQNPGGFTPAPQWTPTPAGHLSVPYNLNLQRGIYDKMMITIMGRVKPNAKQFTVNFVRGNDIAFHLNPRFNDGGKQAVVRNTMVGESWGKEERHTQGGFPFMAGQSFEMKILVTFEEFKVAVNGAQLFEFKHRVRELNQIDRINILHDVILTYVNIDTIP from the exons ATGGAA CTCTCTGATGCTCTGTGTGGCTGTTCGTCCTCTGGTTCTACCCCCCAGGGAAGCAACAGCATCTGGCCCAGCCAGAACCAAACAGGGGGTCCTGCCTGGCCGGCACAGCCCACCCAGCCCCCATCTTGCTGGCCTGGGCAACCCAACACCCCCTGCTGGCCTGGGCCACAACCATCCCAACCAGCCCCAGCTTCAGCCCAAAACTGGCCTGGTCCCCAACCACAACCGCCCCAaccagccccatcccatccctgccAGCCATGCTGGCCTGGACCCCAGCCTCCCCAATTCCAGCCCCAGCCTCCCCAACCCCAGCCGCAGCCCCAACCTCAGCCTGCACCCCAGCCTTTTCAACCTACAGCTTCAGCCCCGGCTTCTTCCCAAGTCCCCAGCCAGCCTAGTGCCTCAAGGTGGCCGGTTACCCAAGGCCTTATCCCAGGTGTTAACCCAGGGTCTGGATGGCCTTTCAGCCCTGGTCAGTCTGGTTGGCCTGGTCAGAATCCAGGTGGCTTTACACCTGCTCCACAGTGGACTCCAACGCCAGCTGGACATCTG AGCGTGCCCTACAACCTGAACCTACAAAGGGGCATCTACGACAAGATGATGATCACCATCATGGGCCGGGTCAAACCAAATGCTAAGCA GTTCACAGTGAACTTTGTGCGAGGTAATGACATTGCCTTCCACCTCAACCCTCGGTTCAACGATGGGGGCAAGCAGGCAGTGGTGAGGAACACCATGgtgggagagagctgggggaaggaggagaggcacACACAGGGAGGCTTCCCCTTCATGGCTGGACAGTCCTTTGAG ATGAAGATTCTGGTTACGTTTGAGGAGTTCAAGGTGGCTGTGAACGGAGCTCAGCTGTTTGAGTTCAAACACCGCGTCAGAGAACTCAACCAGATCGATCGCATCAACATCCTCCATGATGTCATCCTCACCTACGTCAACATAGACACAATACCATGA